One Halobacterium zhouii genomic region harbors:
- a CDS encoding glutamate--tRNA ligase, with protein MDDDLRERVREAAEQAALYNALKHGSDAQVGAIMGPLMGENPEFREHGDEIPGAISPVIADVNAMDEDEKRERLGELAPELVEELEAEDESEDQLLPDLPNVEAYDEVRMRCAPNPNGPWHLGNARMPAVIGTYKEMYDGWMLVRFDDTDPETKRPDLDAYDQILDDLHYLGFEADEVVKASDRVETYYEHACRLIGMGGAYTCSCPAGEFSDMKNSGQACPHRDKDPDVVAEEFAAMVDGEYESGEMVLRVKTDIEHKNPALRDWVAFRMIDTPHPREEAAEHRCWPMLDFQSGVDDHLTGITHIIRGIDLQDSAKRQRFLYDYFGWEYPEVVHWGHVQLDEYDVKMSTSTIKEKIASGELDGWDDPRAPTVSSVKRRGIRGEAIVDALASLGTSTSDVDLAMSTVYANNRELVDDEAPRQFLVRDGFDARTSDAEESYSAIEVTIEDAPAVATPQVHPDHEERGEREIPVGDSVLVERADLPDVGERVWLKGLGPVRYDGETFAFLDASIDIVREEGVDVIHWVSADDHEPVRLRTLDGDVHGYAEPGFESVDPDTIVQFVRVGFARCDRHDGEESVAYFSHP; from the coding sequence ATGGACGACGACCTCCGCGAGCGCGTACGGGAGGCGGCAGAGCAGGCCGCGCTGTACAACGCGCTCAAGCACGGAAGCGACGCGCAGGTTGGGGCGATAATGGGGCCGTTGATGGGCGAGAACCCCGAGTTCCGGGAGCACGGCGACGAGATTCCCGGCGCCATCTCGCCGGTCATCGCGGACGTGAACGCGATGGACGAGGACGAGAAGCGGGAGCGACTCGGGGAACTCGCGCCCGAACTCGTCGAGGAACTGGAGGCCGAGGACGAGTCCGAGGACCAGTTGCTGCCGGACCTGCCGAACGTCGAGGCGTACGACGAGGTGCGGATGCGGTGTGCGCCGAACCCGAACGGGCCGTGGCATCTCGGGAACGCCCGAATGCCGGCGGTCATCGGGACGTACAAGGAGATGTACGACGGGTGGATGCTCGTCCGGTTCGACGACACCGACCCGGAGACCAAGCGCCCGGACCTCGACGCCTACGACCAGATTCTCGACGACCTCCACTATCTCGGCTTCGAGGCTGACGAGGTCGTGAAGGCCTCCGACCGCGTGGAGACGTACTACGAGCACGCCTGCCGACTCATCGGGATGGGCGGCGCGTACACCTGTTCGTGTCCGGCCGGCGAGTTCTCCGACATGAAGAACAGCGGGCAGGCCTGCCCCCACCGGGACAAGGACCCCGACGTCGTCGCCGAGGAGTTCGCGGCGATGGTCGACGGTGAGTACGAGTCTGGCGAGATGGTGCTGCGCGTGAAAACCGACATCGAGCACAAGAACCCCGCGCTCCGGGACTGGGTTGCGTTCCGCATGATCGACACGCCACACCCCCGCGAGGAGGCCGCGGAGCACCGCTGCTGGCCGATGCTGGACTTCCAGTCGGGCGTCGACGACCACCTCACTGGAATCACGCACATCATCCGCGGCATCGACCTCCAGGACTCCGCGAAGCGCCAGCGGTTCCTCTACGACTACTTCGGCTGGGAGTATCCGGAGGTTGTCCACTGGGGGCACGTGCAACTCGACGAGTACGACGTGAAGATGTCCACGTCGACCATCAAGGAGAAGATCGCGTCGGGGGAACTCGACGGCTGGGACGACCCGCGCGCGCCGACCGTGTCGAGCGTGAAGCGCCGCGGTATCCGCGGGGAAGCCATCGTGGACGCGCTCGCGAGTCTCGGCACGTCCACGTCGGACGTCGACCTCGCGATGAGCACGGTGTACGCGAACAACCGCGAACTCGTGGACGACGAGGCGCCCCGACAGTTCCTCGTGCGCGACGGCTTCGACGCCCGTACCTCGGACGCCGAGGAGTCGTACTCGGCAATCGAGGTGACTATCGAGGACGCGCCCGCCGTCGCGACGCCGCAAGTCCACCCGGACCACGAGGAGCGCGGCGAGCGCGAGATTCCCGTGGGCGACAGCGTCCTCGTGGAACGAGCGGACCTCCCGGACGTGGGCGAGCGCGTCTGGCTGAAGGGTCTCGGGCCAGTTCGGTACGACGGCGAGACGTTCGCGTTCCTCGACGCGAGCATCGACATCGTGCGCGAGGAGGGCGTAGACGTGATTCACTGGGTGTCCGCGGACGACCACGAACCGGTTCGATTGCGCACGCTCGACGGCGACGTCCACGGCTACGCCGAACCCGGATTCGAGTCGGTCGACCCGGACACCATCGTGCAGTTCGTGCGCGTCGGATTCGCGCGCTGTGACCGCCACGACGGCGAGGAGTCCGTCGCGTACTTCTCACACCCGTAG
- the idsA3 gene encoding geranylfarnesyl diphosphate synthase — protein MRQSAREKAVQDAVTQRRELVNAAIDDDLPLKRPERLYEASRYLLEAGGKRLRPAVLLLTAEALADVEPMSVDYREFPDLGGNDVDVMAAAVSIEVIQSFTLIHDDIMDDDDLRRGVPAVHREYDTETAILAGDTLYSKAFEIMLKTEAPADRGLGAMRTLAETCTHICEGQALDVDFETRNDVLPEEYMEMVEMKTAVLYAAAASIPAIVLGADDDTVEALYNYGLKVGQAFQIHDDVLDLTVPSEQLGKQRGSDLVEEKKTVITLHAREHGVDVDGLLDADDPEAVTDAEIEAAVGELEDVGSIEYARETAHDLVDEGKDHLKVLPENDARTTLEHVADYLIERGH, from the coding sequence ATGAGGCAGTCGGCGCGCGAGAAAGCAGTGCAGGACGCGGTGACCCAGCGCCGCGAACTCGTGAACGCCGCAATCGACGACGACCTCCCGCTGAAGCGCCCGGAACGACTGTACGAGGCTTCCCGCTACCTCCTCGAGGCCGGTGGGAAACGCCTCCGACCCGCGGTTCTCCTGCTGACCGCGGAGGCGCTCGCCGACGTTGAACCGATGTCCGTCGACTACCGCGAATTCCCCGACCTCGGGGGTAACGACGTCGACGTGATGGCGGCAGCGGTGTCCATCGAGGTCATCCAGTCGTTCACGCTCATCCACGACGACATCATGGACGACGACGACCTCCGACGCGGCGTGCCCGCGGTCCACCGCGAGTACGACACGGAGACCGCGATACTCGCGGGCGACACCCTCTACTCGAAGGCGTTCGAGATCATGCTGAAGACCGAGGCGCCCGCCGACCGCGGCCTCGGGGCGATGCGCACGCTCGCGGAGACCTGCACCCACATCTGCGAGGGGCAGGCCCTCGACGTCGACTTCGAGACCCGGAACGACGTGCTCCCCGAGGAGTACATGGAGATGGTGGAGATGAAGACCGCGGTGCTGTACGCCGCCGCGGCGTCCATCCCCGCCATCGTGCTCGGCGCCGACGACGACACCGTCGAAGCACTCTACAACTACGGCCTGAAAGTCGGGCAGGCGTTCCAGATCCACGACGACGTCCTCGACCTCACGGTGCCCTCCGAGCAACTCGGCAAACAGCGCGGCTCGGACCTCGTCGAGGAGAAGAAAACCGTCATCACGCTCCACGCCCGCGAACACGGCGTCGACGTCGACGGCCTCCTCGACGCCGACGACCCCGAGGCCGTCACGGACGCCGAAATCGAGGCTGCCGTCGGCGAACTCGAGGACGTCGGGAGCATCGAGTACGCCCGCGAGACGGCCCACGACCTCGTCGACGAAGGAAAGGACCACCTGAAGGTCCTCCCCGAGAACGACGCCCGAACCACCCTCGAACACGTCGCGGACTACCTGATCGAACGCGGTCACTGA
- a CDS encoding ribonuclease J codes for MEIEIATIGGYEEVGRNMTAVRAGDDVVIFDMGLNLSKVLIHDNVETEKMHSLDLIDMGAIPDDRVMSELEGDVQAIVPTHGHLDHIGAISKLAHRYDAPIVASPFTLELVKGQLEDERKFGVDNDLQKMEAGESMEIGPECELEFVHVTHSIVDAISPVLHTPEGSIVYGLDKRIDHSPVLEDPFDMERFREIGREGEGVLCYIEDCTNAGRKGRTPSESVARRNLKDVLQSVEDYDGGIVATTFSSHVSRVSSLVEFAKDIGREPLLLGRSMEHYSGTAERMGRVNFPDDLGMFGHRKSVDRAFKRVMNEGKENFLPIVTGHQGEPRAMLTRMGRGETPYDIEDGDKVIFSARVIPEPTNEGQRYQSEQLLRMQGARIYDDIHVSGHLREEGHYQMLQALQPQNIIPAHQDMKGFAPYVDLASSQGYELGRDLHVTQNGNTITLVEE; via the coding sequence ATGGAAATCGAAATTGCAACCATCGGCGGCTACGAAGAAGTCGGACGGAATATGACCGCCGTCCGAGCGGGTGACGACGTTGTCATCTTCGACATGGGTCTGAACCTCTCGAAGGTTCTCATCCACGACAACGTCGAGACCGAGAAGATGCACAGTCTCGACCTCATCGACATGGGCGCAATCCCGGACGACCGGGTCATGTCCGAACTCGAGGGCGACGTCCAGGCCATCGTGCCGACGCACGGCCACCTCGACCACATCGGTGCGATCAGCAAACTCGCGCACCGCTACGACGCGCCCATCGTGGCGTCCCCGTTCACCCTCGAACTGGTGAAGGGGCAACTCGAGGACGAGCGGAAGTTCGGCGTCGACAACGACCTCCAGAAGATGGAGGCCGGCGAGTCGATGGAAATCGGGCCGGAGTGCGAGCTCGAGTTCGTCCACGTCACACACTCCATCGTCGACGCCATCAGCCCCGTGCTCCACACGCCCGAGGGCTCTATCGTCTACGGCCTCGACAAGCGCATCGACCACTCGCCGGTCCTCGAGGACCCCTTCGACATGGAGCGGTTCCGCGAGATCGGCCGCGAGGGCGAGGGCGTCCTCTGTTACATCGAGGACTGTACGAACGCCGGCCGGAAGGGCCGGACGCCCTCCGAGAGCGTCGCGCGGCGCAACCTCAAGGACGTCCTGCAGAGCGTCGAGGACTACGACGGCGGTATCGTCGCCACGACGTTCTCCAGTCACGTATCCCGCGTGAGCTCGCTCGTCGAGTTCGCGAAGGACATCGGCCGCGAACCCCTCCTGCTCGGGCGCTCGATGGAGCACTACTCGGGCACCGCAGAGCGCATGGGTCGCGTGAACTTCCCGGACGACCTCGGGATGTTCGGCCACCGGAAGTCCGTCGACCGCGCGTTCAAGCGCGTGATGAACGAGGGCAAGGAGAACTTCCTTCCCATCGTCACCGGCCACCAGGGCGAACCGCGCGCGATGCTCACTCGGATGGGTCGCGGCGAGACCCCCTACGACATCGAGGATGGCGACAAGGTCATCTTCTCGGCGCGAGTCATCCCCGAGCCGACCAACGAGGGCCAGCGCTACCAGTCCGAGCAACTGCTCCGGATGCAGGGCGCCCGCATCTACGACGATATCCACGTCTCCGGTCACCTCCGCGAGGAAGGCCACTACCAGATGCTGCAGGCGCTCCAGCCCCAGAACATCATCCCCGCTCACCAGGACATGAAGGGCTTCGCGCCGTACGTCGACCTGGCGAGCAGTCAGGGCTACGAACTGGGTCGTGACCTCCACGTGACGCAGAACGGCAACACCATCACCCTGGTGGAAGAATGA